The following proteins come from a genomic window of Diprion similis isolate iyDipSimi1 chromosome 8, iyDipSimi1.1, whole genome shotgun sequence:
- the LOC124410028 gene encoding sodium/bile acid cotransporter 7-like isoform X2 — MYYKMSISSSVKPDFGGVNGVMNGNLAIWYFAVPLTYLEAGLSFSPVLLYTALSNGYLQIFVICFVYILMPLLIRVGTCLLTYVGVNIWLLKGMEVLYCMPPPFSTGLVLSRLADADLPTSIVTTLTSYFVGLFLSPFLLYIMLGASTAPFVGINVRELLLSTLIPLGVGGILQPLTTKLKICYGTRTAWVPQGLLLLTAYHWFCDALSADASSLQAVDILLCILIACVEQLIVAWLCWVLCSRWLSRKILLAALFTTTHKSVGLGGWLLRGAYHGSAHGPSITLPLSVLPVAQLLLGSLLANWVAP; from the exons atgtattataaaatgaGCATTTCTT CATCAGTAAAACCTGATTTTGGAGGTGTAAACG GGGTAATGAATGGGAACCTGGCGATTTGGTATTTTGCTGTGCCTTTAACGTACTTAGAAGCTGGACTTTCCTTCAGTCCAGTTTTGCTCTACACAGCGCTAAGTAACGGATAccttcaaatttttgtgatatgttttgtatatattttgatGCCTCTATTGATCAGAGTTGGAACGTGCCTGTTAACATATGTTGGGGTCAACATTTGGCTCCTTAAGGGAATGGAG GTGTTGTATTGCATGCCACCTCCATTTAGTACGGGTCTTGTACTGAGCCGATTGGCAGACGCAGATCTACCAACGAGCATAGTTACAACATTGACATCATACTTTGTTGGACTATTTCTATCCCCATTCTTGTTGTACATAATG CTGGGTGCATCAACTGCACCTTTTGTTGGCATCAATGTCAGAGAATTGTTATTGAGCACCTTGATACCCTTAGGTGTCGGTGGTATCTTACAGCCACTTACTACTAAGTTAAAAATCTGTTATGGAACTCGAACTGCGTGGGTTCCGCAGGGATTACTGTTGCTAACTGCATATCATTGGTTCTGCGATGCTCTGTCGGCCGATGCTTCATCTCTTCAGGCAGTTGACATACTGCTCTGCATTCTAATCG CCTGTGTAGAACAACTTATTGTTGCCTGGCTTTGTTGGGTGCTGTGTTCACGTTGGTTATCCCGCAAGATTCTGCTAGCTGCCTTGTTTACCACAACACACAAGTCTGTGGGTCTTGGAGGATGGCTTCTCCGAGGTGCTTATCACGGATCAGCCCATGGACCTTCCATTACTTTGCCACTCTCAGTTTTACCAGTCGCACAACTTTTGCTTGGGAGTCTTTTGGCAAACTGGGTCGCTCCCTGA
- the LOC124410025 gene encoding SID1 transmembrane family member 1-like — translation MQSFAIFLVVPLLLINLSQASSPTLPSLQPIVINGNYSTSYTKEINTYIEYVFVYSENNITSLDGARITVQSNASSSLPLIIVVRQQKGILSWQIPLFVKTADDVLEYNTTSRTLCPTSDYQRLGSRDQNEFVTVSISTASVSNISFSMSVFLSHDFYMQPGEVRNVTISPAEPIYYGFKFSGEMESSSVLMQVESDSDTCMTVSIQNISCPVFDLERNIQFSGYWQTVSRKGGITIPRERYPHGFFVVLVVKGDDSDCKGNQMQSYPGTKTVSLSIEPSITKQDYIFASSIVVSVLIGFCIFYIIGVIAFRIREGRMLREQLLSDQDEAEGTHSTDGPSSMGELGPSHWASIDEDSSLDEDDIDMLEDALSDKEVIRTRRVLSVCDLARKDPRILRHKSRLYVYYLGTVAVFYTLPVIQLVVTYQQVLHVTGNQDLCYYNFLCAHPLGLLSDFNHVFSNLGYVILGLLFILLTYTREHRETNEERNKSFGIPQHYGLFYAMGAALIMEGVLSGSYHVCPNHSNFQFDTSFMYIMAVLCMVKIYQTRHPDINARAPVTFGVLAFAIFLGLIGVLDGSEYFWIIFTIIHLTACLALTAQIYYMGRWRFDRGLPLRVFVIMRHDARAGITNLLRPVYGGRLVLLVIANVCNVLLAVYGNMHHDKDFDTYLLAVLMANLLLYTFFYIVMKLCHRERILPQPFIYIILSFLTWAAAMYFFIRKSISWALTPAQSRIYNKPCELLNFFDPHDIWHFLSALAMFFSFMVLLTLDDDLVDVHRSQIPVF, via the exons ATGCAGAGTTTTGCTATATTTCTCGTGGTGCCGCTACTCCTCATAAATTTGAGCCAAGCCTCATCTCCAACACTTCCGTCGCTACAACCTATTGTCATTAATGGCAATTATTCAACAAGTTATACAAAGGAGATAAACACTTACATTGAATATGTGTTTGTGTACAGTGAAAACAAT ATAACATCTTTAGATGGTGCTCGTATAACAGTTCAGAGCAATGCCAGCAGCAGTCTTCCTTTAATTATTGTCGTTCGTCAACAAAAGGGAATCTTGTCTTGGCAAATTCCTTTGTTTGTTAAAACTGCTGATGATGTTCTCGAATATAACACAACAAGTCGAACATTGTGTCCAACAAGTGATTATCAAAGATTGGGCTCCAGAGATCAAAATGAATTCGTAACTGTTAGTATTTCTACTGCAAGTGTATCAAACATCAGCTTCAGCATGAGTGTCTTTCTATCTCATGACTTTTATATGCA gcCTGGAGAAGTTAGAAATGTAACTATCTCTCCGGCGGAACCAATTTATTatggattcaaattttctggAGAAATGGAGAGTTCTTCGGTGCTCATGCAAGTGGAATCTGATAGCGATACCTGCATGACAGTATCCATTCAGAATATTTCA TGTCCGGTATTTGATTTGGAAAGAAACATACAATTCTCTGGATACTGGCAAACAGTTAGCCGAAAAGGTGGCATTACCATACCG agaGAAAGGTATCCGCATGGCTTTTTTGTAGTTCTGGTAGTAAAAGGAGATGACAGTGACTGTAAGGGAAATCAAATGCAGAGTTATCCAGGAACTAAAACAGTGTCATTATCCATAGAACCGAGCATAACAAAGCAGGACTATATATTTGCTTCCTCTATAGTTGTGTCAGTTTTAATAGGGTTTTgtattttctatattatcggaGTTATTGCATTCAGAATCAGAGAGGGTAGGATGTTGAGAGAACAACTACTATCCGATCAGGATGAAGCGGAGGGAACACATAGTACCGATGGTCCATCTTCAATGGGCGAG cTCGGCCCCAGCCACTGGGCTTCCATAGACGAAGACTCTTCTTTGGATGAAGATGACATAGATATGTTGGAGGATGCTCTTTCTGATAAAGAAGTTATAAGAACTAGACGAGTGCTCTCAGTTTGCGATCTTGCTCGAAAAGATCCTCGAATTTTGAGGCATAAATCtcgtttgtatgtatattatctcGGTACTGTAGCTGTATTTTATACGCTACCAGTTATTCAATTGGTTGTGACCTACCAGCAAGTCCTACATGTGACTGGCAATCAAGATTTGTGCTACTACAATTTTTTGTGCGCGCATCCTCTGGGATTGTTGTCGGACTTCAATCACGTCTTTTCGAACTTAGGATACGTGATTCTAGGCCTATTGTTTATACTTCTCACCTATACCAGAGAACATAGGGAAACAAATGAGGAAAGAAATAAGAGTTTTGGCATACCGCAACATTATGGATTGTTCTATGCTATGGGTGCGGCCCTTATTATGGAAGGCGTTTTATCAGGAAGTTATCACGTCTGCCCAAATCACAGCAATTTCCAATTTG ACACGAGTTTCATGTATATAATGGCAGTTCTCTGCATGGTGAAGATCTATCAGACACGACATCCTGATATCAATGCACGAGCCCCAGTTACCTTTGGTGTCCTAGCATTTGCTATTTTTCTCGGTTTAATCGGGGTTCTAGATGGTTCGGAATATTTTTGGATAATATTTACAATCATACATCTCACCGCTTGCTTAGCTCTGACTGCACAGATTTATTACATGGGCCGATGGAGATTTGACAGAGGACTACCTCTGAGAGTATTTGTG ATAATGAGACACGATGCTCGTGCTGGTATCACGAATTTGCTGCGACCAGTATATGGTGGAAGACTGGTGCTATTAGTTATTGCCAATGTCTGTAATGTGCTGTTGGCAGTATATGGGAATATGCACCATGATAAAGACTTTGACACTTACTTATTGGCAGTATTGATGGCTAATCTACTTCTCTACACTTTCTTCTACATTGTGATGAAG ctGTGCCACCGGGAGAGAATCTTACCACAACCTTTTATCTACATTATTCTATCTTTCTTGACTTGGGCAGCAGCAATGtactttttcattcgtaaatCAATATCGTGGGCCTTAACTCCTGCACAATCTAGAATTTATAATAAGCCATGcgaattgttaaatttttttgatccaCATGATATTTGGCACTTCTTATCAGCTTTAGCTATGTTCTTCTCATTCATGGTGCTATTAACATTAGACGACGATTTAGTCGACGTACATCGAAGTCAGATTCCTGTCTTTTAG
- the LOC124410027 gene encoding 26S proteasome non-ATPase regulatory subunit 13, with product MAAAVASSATKDVTSYLSQKQNVPDKDLASEWAQLEELYNKKLWHQLTLKLEAFVKHPALQQGDNLVQLYNHFLSTFENKINPLSLVEILAHVIQQFPDKQEAITFLEKTESKIKNNNEAVALCKVLSGQILLDKLNDQDRAKKVIEEVELMLDNADGITTVHGRFYLLASRLYRLQGKHAEYYRTALRYLGCIDLDTLSKQEQEQHAFFLGLAALLGEGVYNLGELLAHPVLESLKGTSNAWLVDLLQAFNAGNIAALEKTKPQWSKVADLAAQELKLRQKISLLCLMEMTFKRQANNRQLTFAEISHETRLPIGEVELLVMKALAQGLVRGAIDQVAATVNMTWVQPRVLDRAQIAGMVQRLEGWCKDVNSMESLLETRASEILTL from the exons ATGGCGGCTGCAGTTGCTTCAAGTGCCACAAAGGATGTCACATCATATTTATCCCAAAAACAAAACGTTCCCGATAAGGACTTAGCATCGGAATGGGCGCAGCTCGAAGAACTATACAACAAGAA GCTTTGGCATCAGCTCACGTTGAAGTTGGAAGCATTTGTAAAACATCCTGCCCTACAGCAAGGCGATAATCTTGTACAACTGTACAATCATTTTTTGTCAACCTTCGAAAATAA GATTAATCCGCTATCGTTGGTTGAAATTTTGGCACATGTAATTCAGCAATTTCCGGATAAGCAAGAGGCTATAACATTCTTAGagaaaacagaatcaaaaataaaaaataataatgaagcaGTTGCTTTATGCAAAGTTCTAAGTGGACAAATTCTGCTGGACAAGCTTAATGATCAGGACAGAGCGAAGAAAGTCATTGAAGAGGTTGAGTTGATGCTTGACAATGCAGACGGAATTACAACTGTACATGGTAGATTTTATCTCCTTGCAAGTAGACTCTATAGACTACAAGGAAAACATGCAGAATATTATCGTACAGCCCTTAG gtATCTTGGTTGCATTGACCTGGACACCTTGAGTAAGCAAGAGCAAGAACAACATGCCTTTTTCCTTGGGCTTGCAGCACTTTTAGGAGAGGGTGTTTATAACCTTGGCGAGCTTTTGGCTCATCCTGTATTAGAGTCTTTGAAGGGTACCTCCAATGCTTGGTTGGTAGATCTACTCCAAGCGTTTAATGCCGGGAACATTGCGGCCCTAGAAAAAACAAAGCCACAATGGAGTAAAGTAGCTGATTTAGCTGCACAGGAATTGAAGCTCAGACAGAAGATTTCCCTCTTGTGTCTAATGGAGATGACATTCAAACGGCAAGCTAATAAtcg GCAGCTGACGTTTGCTGAAATCTCACACGAGACCCGATTGCCTATTGGCGAGGTTGAACTTCTTGTTATGAAAGCATTGGCACAGGGTTTGGTTCGTGGCGCTATTGATCAAGTAGCTGCAACAGTGAACATGACTTGGGTACAGCCACGAGTATTGGATCGTGCACAGATAGCTGGAATGGTACAGCGATTAGAGGGATGGTGTAAAGACGTCAATTCAATGGAGAGTCTTCTCGAAACTCGGGCATCTGAAATTCTTACTCTCTAA
- the LOC124410028 gene encoding sodium/bile acid cotransporter 7-like isoform X1, which produces MSKSENKNKLVFRYGFFTLLLICMLLASVKPDFGGVNGVMNGNLAIWYFAVPLTYLEAGLSFSPVLLYTALSNGYLQIFVICFVYILMPLLIRVGTCLLTYVGVNIWLLKGMEVLYCMPPPFSTGLVLSRLADADLPTSIVTTLTSYFVGLFLSPFLLYIMLGASTAPFVGINVRELLLSTLIPLGVGGILQPLTTKLKICYGTRTAWVPQGLLLLTAYHWFCDALSADASSLQAVDILLCILIACVEQLIVAWLCWVLCSRWLSRKILLAALFTTTHKSVGLGGWLLRGAYHGSAHGPSITLPLSVLPVAQLLLGSLLANWVAP; this is translated from the exons ATGAGCAAATCTGAAAATAAGAACAAACTGGTATTTCGATATGGTTTCTTTACATTGTTATTAATCTGTATGCTACTAGCATCAGTAAAACCTGATTTTGGAGGTGTAAACG GGGTAATGAATGGGAACCTGGCGATTTGGTATTTTGCTGTGCCTTTAACGTACTTAGAAGCTGGACTTTCCTTCAGTCCAGTTTTGCTCTACACAGCGCTAAGTAACGGATAccttcaaatttttgtgatatgttttgtatatattttgatGCCTCTATTGATCAGAGTTGGAACGTGCCTGTTAACATATGTTGGGGTCAACATTTGGCTCCTTAAGGGAATGGAG GTGTTGTATTGCATGCCACCTCCATTTAGTACGGGTCTTGTACTGAGCCGATTGGCAGACGCAGATCTACCAACGAGCATAGTTACAACATTGACATCATACTTTGTTGGACTATTTCTATCCCCATTCTTGTTGTACATAATG CTGGGTGCATCAACTGCACCTTTTGTTGGCATCAATGTCAGAGAATTGTTATTGAGCACCTTGATACCCTTAGGTGTCGGTGGTATCTTACAGCCACTTACTACTAAGTTAAAAATCTGTTATGGAACTCGAACTGCGTGGGTTCCGCAGGGATTACTGTTGCTAACTGCATATCATTGGTTCTGCGATGCTCTGTCGGCCGATGCTTCATCTCTTCAGGCAGTTGACATACTGCTCTGCATTCTAATCG CCTGTGTAGAACAACTTATTGTTGCCTGGCTTTGTTGGGTGCTGTGTTCACGTTGGTTATCCCGCAAGATTCTGCTAGCTGCCTTGTTTACCACAACACACAAGTCTGTGGGTCTTGGAGGATGGCTTCTCCGAGGTGCTTATCACGGATCAGCCCATGGACCTTCCATTACTTTGCCACTCTCAGTTTTACCAGTCGCACAACTTTTGCTTGGGAGTCTTTTGGCAAACTGGGTCGCTCCCTGA